Within the Desulfonatronum sp. SC1 genome, the region TCCTGATTTTCGATCCTCTGGACGGCTCGTCGAACATCGACGCCAACGTCAGCATCGGCACGATCTTCTCCATTTTTCGCCGGACCAGCCCCTGCGGAGAAACGATCACCATGTCCGACGTGCTCCAAAAAGGTGCCCAGCAGGTGGCCGCCGGGTACATCATCTACGGATCGTCCACCATGCTCGTATATACCACGGGCAAAGGTGTTCACGGCTTCACCCTGGACCCCAGCGTCGGAGAATTCCTGCTCTCCCATCCGGACATCCAGATTCCGGAACGCGGCAAGATTTATTCCACCAACGAAGGCTATCGCCACTACTGGGACGAGCCCACCCGCAATGCCGTCGACTACTTCAAAAATCCGGACAACGACTCCCAGCGGGTCTATCGTTCCCGGTACATCGGCTCCCTGGTGGCGGACTTCCATCGCAACCTGCTCTACGGCGGCATTTTTCTCTACCCGGCGGACTCCAAGGACCCCATGCACCCCCACGGCAAACTCCGCCTGATGTGCGAGGCGAACCCCCTGGCCATGATCGTGGAACAGGCTGGCGGCATGGCCATCGACGGAGTCAATCGCATCCTGGACATCCAGCCCACGGAACTGCACCAGCGCGTTCCCCTGGTCATTGGTTCGAAACTGGACGTGATCAAGGTCCGGGAATTGCTCCAGGCCGGTTGAGCCGACCACGGGCCGGATCTTTTTTCTCCCATGCTCTGCCTCGGCATTGAAACCTCCTGCGACGAGACCGCGTTGGCCCTGGTCCACGACGGCCGACTGCTGGGACAGTGTCTGCACAGTCAGGAAAAGCTTCATGCCTTGTTCGGCGGGGTGGTCCCGGAACTGGCCTCTCGCGGACACCTTACGGCCCTGCCCGTTCTTCTGGAACGACTCCTCAAGCGGACCGGCCTGACCATTCGAGACGTCCAGGTCGTGGCCGCCGCGAGGGGCCCCGGTCTTCTGGGCAGCCTGCTGGTGGGCCTGGGCATGGCCAAAGGTCTGGCCCTGTCTCTGGGCGTTCCCCTGGTGGGCGTCAATCACCTGCACGCCCACCTGCTGGCCGCCGGACTGGAACGCGAGATCCCGTTTCCGGCCCTGGGGCTTTTGGTCTCAGGCGGACACACGCAGCTCTACCGGATCACTTCTCCGTTTCAGTTCGAACTTCTGGGCAAAACCCTGGACGACGCGGCCGGGGAGGCCCTGGACAAGGCCGCGTCCATGCTCAACCTGCCCTACCCCGGCGGACTGCATATCGACGCATTGGCCGCAGGGACCGAGCCGAACCAATCCTTGTTCCCCCGGCCCTATCTGGACAACCGGAACCTGGATTTCAGTTTCAGCGGCCTGAAGACCGCCTTTTCCCAGCACCTTGCGAGTCGTCCCGAACTGCGACTGCCCCGCCTTCCGGACAAAACCGCTCTGACCCGATGGGCCGAGGACCATCCAGAGTTGGGCACGGTTTGCGCATCTCTTAACTGGAGCATAGCTGAAACCCTGCGGACCAAGGTCAAACGAGCCCTGACGGATAAAACAGCATACCGCGCCGTGATCGCCGCCGGCGGCGTGGCCGCCAACACCATGCTCCGCTCCCTGCTGGCGGAAACCACGCGGGCCCACGGCCTGAGCCTGATCCTGCCCAGTCCGGCCCTGTGCACGGATAACGCCGCGATGATCGCCTATTCCGGCTGGCTGCTGGCCAGGGACGGTTGGCGACACGACCTGACCATGGAGGCCCTGCCCCGCGGCAAGCCCATTCCCTGGGATTTCCTGCCTCGGTCTTTGCCGAACCCGCCAGGCTCACCTTGACAGGTTCAGCCCCCGCAACTAGTTTCACTGTTTGCACGGGAGGTTGCTCTACTTCCGGCATTATCCGTTCACGCAACCAAACTGCACGTCATACGAACCCGCAAGCGAAAAGGAGACGAACATGGCTCATGAACTGAACGATACGAATTTCGACGCTGAAGTCCTGCAGTGCGACCTTCCGGTCCTCGTCGATTTCTGGGCCCCGTGGTGCGGCCCGTGTCGGGCCATCGCCCCGGTGATCGAAGAACTCTCCCAGGAGCTGACCGGGCAGGTCAAAATCGCGAAGATGAACGTAGACGAAAGCTCCAAGACTCCTTCCCGCTTCGGCATTCGGGCCATCCCCACGTTGATCCTCTTCAAGAACGGGGAAGTGGTCGAGCAGTTGACCGGCGCCGTCTCCAAGAGCAGCATCAAGGACATGA harbors:
- the fbp gene encoding class 1 fructose-bisphosphatase, with the protein product MPQITVIEHLLFHQKESPMATGRFTRLLSEMILSGKIINQEVNKAGLVEILGLTGETNIQGEKVRKLDEFANQVLVHRLQRAGVLCALASEENADLIQIPADCPQGDYILIFDPLDGSSNIDANVSIGTIFSIFRRTSPCGETITMSDVLQKGAQQVAAGYIIYGSSTMLVYTTGKGVHGFTLDPSVGEFLLSHPDIQIPERGKIYSTNEGYRHYWDEPTRNAVDYFKNPDNDSQRVYRSRYIGSLVADFHRNLLYGGIFLYPADSKDPMHPHGKLRLMCEANPLAMIVEQAGGMAIDGVNRILDIQPTELHQRVPLVIGSKLDVIKVRELLQAG
- the tsaD gene encoding tRNA (adenosine(37)-N6)-threonylcarbamoyltransferase complex transferase subunit TsaD, whose protein sequence is MLCLGIETSCDETALALVHDGRLLGQCLHSQEKLHALFGGVVPELASRGHLTALPVLLERLLKRTGLTIRDVQVVAAARGPGLLGSLLVGLGMAKGLALSLGVPLVGVNHLHAHLLAAGLEREIPFPALGLLVSGGHTQLYRITSPFQFELLGKTLDDAAGEALDKAASMLNLPYPGGLHIDALAAGTEPNQSLFPRPYLDNRNLDFSFSGLKTAFSQHLASRPELRLPRLPDKTALTRWAEDHPELGTVCASLNWSIAETLRTKVKRALTDKTAYRAVIAAGGVAANTMLRSLLAETTRAHGLSLILPSPALCTDNAAMIAYSGWLLARDGWRHDLTMEALPRGKPIPWDFLPRSLPNPPGSP
- the trxA gene encoding thioredoxin gives rise to the protein MAHELNDTNFDAEVLQCDLPVLVDFWAPWCGPCRAIAPVIEELSQELTGQVKIAKMNVDESSKTPSRFGIRAIPTLILFKNGEVVEQLTGAVSKSSIKDMISKKI